The Corallococcus exiguus genome has a window encoding:
- a CDS encoding ABC transporter permease codes for MRFDALSRLVRLSLARERKGAFFSAFGVAMGVGALVFFVGLGLGVGRVIRERIFPTDSRLVDVVPPAVSLGLLGGGKLDTAAVERLAALPGVETTYRKMNVRVPAVTRYDGVFFGSRLRMGMEVLAVGVDPGLVQKDVGLPEAKDFKDPGEGKAIPALISTRLLELYNKTFAPARKLPQLSAEMLIGFGFPVEFNRSYVAATSGGPSTTQQAQVVGASDRAMLAGITIPLDTAVRINRASGADADSYSGVTLVAADPSRVPELVEAVKGMGFEIDDQERRMAENAGAAVALTTSALALLSILICVLAAVNIAHAMSSSVRARAKEIGVMQAVGASRADVRAIVLAEAGVVGVLGGAAGTAAALLLAFIVDRLAKGYLPNFPFKPESFFSFPAAVVLGGVLLGLVAALAGAYFPSRRAAATDPARTLAG; via the coding sequence GTGAGGTTCGACGCACTGTCGCGACTGGTGAGGTTATCCCTCGCGCGCGAACGCAAGGGCGCGTTCTTCTCCGCCTTCGGCGTGGCCATGGGCGTGGGCGCGCTGGTGTTCTTCGTGGGCCTGGGCCTGGGCGTGGGGCGCGTCATCCGCGAGCGCATCTTCCCCACCGACTCACGGCTGGTGGACGTGGTGCCCCCGGCGGTGTCGCTGGGCCTCCTTGGCGGCGGCAAGCTGGACACGGCCGCGGTGGAGCGCCTGGCCGCGCTGCCCGGCGTGGAGACGACGTATCGGAAGATGAACGTCCGCGTGCCGGCGGTGACGCGCTACGACGGCGTCTTCTTCGGCTCGCGCCTGCGCATGGGCATGGAGGTGCTCGCGGTGGGCGTGGACCCCGGCCTGGTGCAGAAGGACGTAGGGCTGCCGGAGGCAAAGGACTTCAAGGACCCGGGGGAGGGCAAGGCCATCCCCGCGCTCATCTCCACGCGCCTGTTGGAGCTGTACAACAAGACGTTCGCGCCCGCGCGCAAGCTGCCTCAGCTGTCCGCGGAGATGCTCATCGGCTTCGGTTTCCCGGTGGAGTTCAACCGCTCCTACGTGGCCGCCACGTCCGGCGGACCCAGCACCACGCAGCAGGCGCAGGTGGTGGGCGCGTCCGACCGGGCCATGCTCGCGGGCATCACCATCCCGCTGGACACGGCGGTGCGCATCAACCGCGCTTCCGGCGCGGACGCGGACAGCTACTCCGGCGTCACGCTGGTGGCCGCGGACCCTTCACGCGTCCCGGAACTGGTGGAGGCGGTGAAGGGGATGGGCTTTGAAATCGATGATCAGGAGCGCCGGATGGCGGAGAACGCGGGCGCGGCGGTGGCGCTCACCACGTCCGCGCTGGCGCTGCTCTCCATCCTCATCTGCGTGCTGGCGGCGGTGAACATCGCCCACGCCATGTCCTCGTCGGTGCGCGCTCGGGCGAAGGAGATTGGCGTGATGCAGGCGGTGGGGGCCTCGCGCGCGGATGTGCGCGCCATCGTGCTGGCGGAGGCCGGCGTGGTGGGCGTGCTGGGCGGCGCGGCGGGCACGGCGGCGGCGCTGCTGCTGGCCTTCATCGTGGACCGGCTCGCGAAGGGCTACCTGCCCAACTTCCCCTTCAAGCCGGAGAGCTTCTTCTCCTTCCCCGCGGCGGTGGTGCTGGGCGGGGTACTGCTGGGACTCGTGGCCGCGCTCGCCGGGGCGTACTTCCCCAGCCGCCGCGCCGCCGCCACGGATCCGGCGAGGACGTTGGCGGGATGA
- a CDS encoding ABC transporter substrate-binding protein, whose translation MKLHRGPGLFLFLALCVLGAGYVFASRAGYLDRLQARFFPSTREAVRLSPGDFPAGVAAPVADVASVPLRPVLIGFTPRGSASALLVAAGGATTLDNPATPPGAAQGLLKTAYALDARAVLFAREEELKQALSVGAENGGVDMAALSVDRLASWAPTLRDAAPRTVLLVGRSRGQEAMAAVGVPDLASLRGKRVGVYPGGSSHYFALWILARAGLRTSDVRWVDLPSTLDAGRALREGRADVVVGLWGDVELAARDRGGKVLATTADAPHLLATVLVARGDFAARYPDAVRRVLRGLLDAGQGVLKSPAAGARLLGEVAPYLGDPSEAIRSAPPATLADNRAFFGLSGEAPVTYDELFQSAAALFQKLNRGTAPPPAEDTRDLGALKYVSEARGP comes from the coding sequence ATGAAGCTGCACCGCGGACCCGGCCTCTTTCTCTTCCTCGCGCTCTGTGTCCTGGGCGCGGGGTACGTGTTCGCCTCGCGGGCGGGTTACCTCGACCGCCTGCAGGCGCGCTTCTTTCCCTCCACCCGTGAAGCGGTGCGGCTGTCCCCGGGCGACTTCCCGGCGGGCGTCGCGGCCCCGGTGGCGGACGTGGCATCGGTGCCGCTCAGGCCCGTGCTCATTGGCTTCACCCCGCGCGGGTCCGCCTCCGCGCTGCTCGTGGCCGCCGGCGGCGCCACCACCCTGGACAACCCCGCCACGCCTCCGGGCGCCGCGCAGGGGCTGCTCAAGACGGCCTACGCGCTGGACGCCCGCGCGGTGCTCTTCGCGCGCGAGGAGGAGCTGAAGCAGGCCCTGTCCGTGGGCGCGGAGAACGGCGGCGTGGACATGGCCGCCCTGTCGGTGGACCGGCTCGCGTCCTGGGCACCGACCTTGAGGGACGCGGCGCCGCGCACGGTGCTGCTCGTGGGACGCAGCCGGGGCCAGGAGGCCATGGCGGCGGTGGGCGTGCCGGACCTGGCCAGCCTGCGAGGCAAGCGGGTGGGCGTGTATCCGGGTGGCTCGTCGCATTACTTCGCCCTGTGGATTCTGGCGCGCGCGGGGCTGCGCACCTCCGACGTGCGCTGGGTGGACCTGCCCTCCACGCTGGACGCGGGCCGGGCCCTGCGGGAGGGGCGGGCGGACGTGGTGGTGGGGCTGTGGGGCGACGTGGAGCTGGCGGCGAGAGACAGGGGCGGCAAGGTGCTGGCCACCACGGCGGACGCGCCGCACCTGTTGGCCACGGTGCTGGTGGCCCGGGGCGACTTCGCGGCGCGCTACCCGGACGCGGTGCGGCGGGTGCTCCGGGGGCTCTTGGACGCGGGGCAGGGTGTGCTCAAGTCCCCGGCGGCCGGGGCGCGGCTTTTGGGAGAGGTGGCGCCCTACCTGGGGGACCCCTCGGAGGCCATCCGCAGCGCGCCGCCCGCGACGCTGGCGGACAATCGGGCCTTCTTCGGACTTTCCGGCGAGGCGCCGGTTACCTATGACGAGCTCTTCCAGAGCGCTGCTGCGCTCTTCCAGAAGCTCAATCGCGGGACGGCGCCCCCTCCAGCGGAGGACACGCGGGACCTGGGCGCGCTGAAGTACGTCTCCGAGGCGCGGGGGCCCTGA
- a CDS encoding PspA/IM30 family protein — MWQRFKRAMRSFAGFFVSSIEDPELILEQNIRDLNDQVPKMNESIAMVRANVTLLEKENMKYQQDVRELTAKVKAAIQAGRDDLAGTYATKLQGEKEALARNQQQLDIAKQAYEKALNVKKAFMREKDRKTQEAMNAVRDARRAKWQAKVADTMESFTVAGVDSTHDEMLRKVQEKTAINEARMQMALESVDHQAAAIEEEAEKIQGDELVKQFKMEMGLMDSPAPVSDVGAGPEKTIGKKVEIK; from the coding sequence ATGTGGCAGCGATTCAAGAGAGCGATGCGGAGCTTCGCGGGCTTCTTCGTCTCCTCCATCGAGGATCCGGAGCTGATTCTCGAGCAGAACATCCGTGACCTGAACGATCAGGTCCCCAAGATGAACGAGTCCATCGCCATGGTCCGGGCGAATGTGACGCTGCTCGAGAAGGAGAACATGAAGTACCAGCAGGACGTGCGGGAGCTGACCGCCAAGGTCAAGGCCGCCATCCAGGCGGGCCGTGACGACCTGGCCGGCACCTACGCGACCAAGCTCCAGGGGGAGAAGGAAGCCCTCGCGCGCAACCAGCAGCAGCTGGACATCGCGAAGCAGGCCTACGAGAAGGCCCTGAACGTCAAGAAGGCGTTCATGCGCGAGAAGGACCGGAAGACGCAGGAGGCGATGAACGCCGTCCGGGACGCGCGTCGCGCCAAGTGGCAGGCGAAGGTCGCCGACACGATGGAGTCCTTCACCGTCGCGGGCGTGGACTCCACGCACGACGAGATGCTCCGCAAGGTCCAGGAGAAGACGGCCATCAACGAGGCGCGCATGCAGATGGCGCTGGAGTCGGTGGACCACCAGGCCGCGGCCATCGAGGAAGAGGCGGAGAAGATCCAGGGCGACGAGCTGGTGAAGCAGTTCAAGATGGAGATGGGCCTGATGGACAGCCCCGCGCCGGTGTCGGACGTGGGTGCCGGTCCGGAAAAGACCATCGGCAAGAAGGTGGAGATCAAGTAG
- a CDS encoding thymidine phosphorylase, translated as MQPYELIKAKRDGGKLDPSDIQAFIQAYTAGTVADYQMAAMCMAIFFKGLDSRELGAWARAMLHSGEVLDLSDTPAIKVDKHSTGGVGDKVSLSLAPLAAACGVPVPMISGRGLGHTGGTLDKLESIPGFNVNLSTADYRRLVREVGCCLIGQTAQVAPADKKLYALRDVTATVDCIPLIASSIMSKKLAEGIDALVLDVKVGSGAFMKTVDDARVLARTMIGLGAEMNRKVVALLTDMDQPLGRQVGNALEVREAVDMLRGEAPDDYTEITYALTAEMLVLGKKAATVEEARGMLRRSVEDGSAIKKLKEIVQSQGGDPRSIDDYSLLPTAKATADVVAPRDGFVTGIHTEGVGLAAVALGAGRQRVDSKIDPAVGFTLLKKVGDTVKQGEPLVQVHYNDAGPVEGVKARLLAAYQFGDRAPAARPLVLERLE; from the coding sequence GTGCAACCCTACGAGCTCATCAAGGCCAAGCGCGACGGCGGCAAGCTGGACCCGTCCGACATCCAGGCGTTCATCCAGGCGTACACCGCCGGCACCGTGGCCGACTACCAGATGGCCGCCATGTGCATGGCCATCTTCTTCAAGGGGCTGGACTCCCGGGAGCTGGGGGCGTGGGCCCGCGCCATGCTCCACTCCGGTGAGGTGCTGGACCTCTCCGACACGCCGGCCATCAAGGTGGACAAGCACTCCACGGGTGGCGTGGGCGACAAGGTGTCCCTGAGCCTGGCGCCCCTGGCGGCGGCCTGCGGCGTACCCGTGCCCATGATTTCCGGACGTGGCCTGGGCCACACCGGCGGCACCCTGGACAAGCTGGAGTCCATCCCCGGCTTCAACGTGAACCTGTCCACCGCGGACTACCGCCGGCTGGTGCGCGAGGTGGGGTGCTGCCTCATCGGCCAGACGGCCCAGGTGGCCCCCGCGGACAAGAAGCTCTACGCGCTGCGCGACGTGACGGCGACGGTGGACTGCATCCCACTCATCGCGTCGTCCATCATGAGCAAGAAGCTGGCGGAGGGCATCGACGCGCTGGTGCTCGACGTGAAGGTGGGCAGCGGCGCCTTCATGAAGACGGTGGACGACGCGCGCGTGCTGGCCCGCACCATGATTGGCCTGGGCGCGGAGATGAACCGCAAGGTCGTGGCCCTGCTCACGGACATGGATCAGCCCCTCGGCCGCCAGGTGGGCAACGCCCTGGAGGTCCGCGAGGCCGTGGACATGCTCCGTGGCGAAGCGCCCGACGACTACACGGAGATCACCTACGCGCTGACGGCGGAGATGCTGGTGCTGGGCAAGAAGGCCGCCACGGTGGAGGAGGCGCGCGGGATGCTGCGCCGCTCCGTGGAGGACGGCAGCGCCATCAAGAAGCTCAAGGAGATCGTCCAGTCGCAGGGCGGTGACCCGCGCTCCATCGACGACTACTCGCTCCTGCCCACGGCGAAGGCCACGGCGGACGTGGTGGCGCCGCGCGACGGCTTCGTCACCGGCATCCACACGGAAGGCGTGGGTCTGGCGGCGGTGGCGCTGGGCGCGGGGCGGCAGCGGGTGGACAGCAAGATCGACCCGGCCGTGGGCTTCACGCTGCTCAAGAAGGTGGGCGACACGGTGAAGCAGGGCGAGCCCCTGGTGCAGGTGCACTACAACGACGCCGGTCCGGTGGAGGGTGTGAAGGCGCGGCTGCTCGCGGCCTACCAGTTCGGCGACCGGGCGCCCGCGGCCCGCCCGCTGGTGCTGGAGCGTCTGGAGTAG
- a CDS encoding PilZ domain-containing protein, whose translation MNATRVGYESGSGRETTAMSEQNENQDSRAGEDRRDSPRVPMRLKVRREGADAFLDRAGDLSLGGVGWVGEALDPGQTVEVRFALPPSLEEVQVRGEVLPPKAGMTGPVVRVRFVELPVELELAIARHLDDQSKDEPRGAR comes from the coding sequence TTGAACGCGACCCGGGTCGGATACGAGAGCGGCAGCGGCAGGGAGACGACGGCGATGTCCGAGCAGAACGAGAACCAGGACTCCAGGGCAGGAGAGGACCGGCGCGATTCGCCCCGTGTCCCCATGCGTCTGAAGGTCCGGCGGGAGGGGGCGGATGCCTTCCTGGACCGCGCGGGGGATCTGTCCCTGGGCGGCGTGGGGTGGGTGGGAGAGGCGCTGGACCCGGGCCAGACCGTGGAGGTGCGCTTCGCGCTTCCCCCGTCCCTGGAAGAGGTGCAGGTGCGCGGCGAGGTGCTGCCCCCCAAGGCCGGTATGACGGGCCCGGTGGTGCGCGTGCGCTTCGTGGAGCTACCGGTGGAGCTGGAGCTCGCCATCGCCCGGCACCTGGACGACCAGAGCAAGGACGAACCCCGGGGCGCCCGCTAG
- a CDS encoding 5'-deoxyadenosine deaminase produces the protein MDLLLTGATVVTMNRDREVLPRADVLVQDGRIAKVGRGLKVKGACRVLDLAGQVVMPGLIHGHLHACQTLFRGHADKRELLDWLKERIWPMEAAHDAASLRASADLTFAELIRSGSTAALDMGTVHHYDAVFESARDSGFRLVGGKAMMDSGAEVPAGLRETTADSLSESLALMERWHGTHDNRLRYAFAPRFALSCSPELLREVGRLSREKGVRIHSHASENRTETDVVRQVTGQDNIAFFHGLGLTGPQVTLAHCVWVEGEEQRLLRDSGTVVCHCPGSNLKLASGYARVPELLKDGIPVALGADGAPCNNTLDLFHEMRLASVLHNPRVGPVAMTPMHVLEMATLHGARALGLEDEVGSVEVGKRADLTVVDTRGFHFCPLPDDVTGPLVYSARSTDVSHVLIDGKLVLREGELTTLDANTVLANARTQATKLFARAKLKAS, from the coding sequence GTGGACTTGCTTCTCACTGGCGCCACCGTCGTCACCATGAACCGCGACCGCGAGGTGCTGCCTCGCGCGGACGTGCTCGTGCAGGACGGGCGCATCGCCAAGGTGGGCCGGGGCCTGAAGGTGAAGGGCGCCTGCCGCGTCCTGGACCTCGCAGGGCAGGTGGTGATGCCCGGCCTCATCCATGGCCACCTGCACGCCTGCCAGACGCTGTTCCGCGGCCACGCGGACAAGCGGGAGCTCCTGGACTGGCTGAAGGAGCGCATCTGGCCCATGGAGGCGGCGCACGACGCGGCGTCCCTGCGCGCCAGCGCGGACCTCACCTTCGCGGAGCTCATCCGCTCCGGCTCCACGGCGGCGCTCGACATGGGCACCGTGCACCACTACGACGCCGTCTTCGAGTCCGCGCGCGACAGCGGCTTCCGGCTCGTCGGCGGCAAGGCGATGATGGACTCCGGCGCGGAGGTGCCCGCCGGCCTGCGTGAGACGACGGCGGACTCCCTGTCGGAGAGCCTGGCGCTGATGGAGCGCTGGCACGGCACCCACGACAACCGCCTGCGCTACGCGTTCGCGCCGCGCTTCGCCCTGTCCTGCTCGCCGGAGCTGCTGCGCGAGGTGGGCCGGCTATCGCGGGAGAAGGGCGTGCGCATCCACTCGCACGCCAGCGAGAACCGCACGGAGACGGACGTGGTCCGCCAGGTGACGGGCCAGGACAACATCGCCTTCTTCCACGGCTTGGGGCTCACGGGCCCCCAGGTCACGCTGGCCCACTGCGTCTGGGTGGAGGGCGAGGAGCAGCGGCTGTTGCGCGACTCCGGCACGGTGGTGTGCCACTGCCCGGGCTCCAACCTGAAGCTCGCGTCGGGCTACGCGCGCGTGCCGGAGCTGCTGAAGGACGGCATCCCCGTGGCGCTGGGGGCGGACGGCGCCCCGTGCAACAACACGTTGGATTTGTTCCACGAGATGCGGCTCGCGTCCGTGCTGCACAACCCGCGCGTGGGCCCGGTGGCGATGACGCCCATGCACGTCCTGGAGATGGCCACGCTGCACGGCGCGCGCGCCCTGGGCCTGGAGGACGAAGTGGGCTCCGTGGAGGTCGGCAAGCGCGCGGACCTCACCGTGGTGGACACGCGCGGCTTCCACTTCTGCCCGCTGCCGGACGACGTCACGGGGCCGCTGGTGTACTCGGCGCGCTCCACGGACGTGTCGCATGTGCTCATCGACGGCAAGCTGGTGCTGCGCGAGGGCGAGCTGACCACGTTGGACGCGAACACGGTGCTGGCCAACGCCCGCACGCAGGCGACGAAGCTCTTCGCCCGCGCGAAGCTGAAGGCGTCCTAG
- a CDS encoding cytidine deaminase: MAEEIPWERLFEEALRVRQRAHVPYSKFPVGAAVLYADGSIVAGCNVENATYGLTVCAERNAFVAGVAQGREKPVAVAIVVDTPEPCPPCGMCRQVMAEFAGPDLPVRSRTLNGQEARYPLSELLPHAFTRSFF, translated from the coding sequence ATGGCGGAGGAGATTCCCTGGGAGCGGCTGTTCGAGGAGGCCCTGCGGGTGCGTCAGCGCGCGCACGTGCCGTACTCGAAGTTTCCCGTGGGGGCCGCCGTGCTCTACGCGGACGGCTCCATCGTGGCCGGCTGCAACGTGGAGAACGCCACCTATGGCCTCACCGTCTGCGCGGAGCGCAACGCGTTCGTCGCGGGCGTGGCCCAGGGCCGCGAGAAGCCGGTGGCCGTGGCCATCGTCGTGGACACCCCGGAGCCGTGTCCCCCGTGCGGCATGTGCCGCCAGGTGATGGCGGAGTTCGCCGGGCCTGACCTTCCGGTGCGAAGCCGCACCCTCAACGGGCAGGAGGCGCGCTACCCGCTCAGCGAGCTGCTGCCCCACGCCTTCACCCGTTCCTTCTTCTAG
- a CDS encoding sensor histidine kinase encodes MDPTPPVAFEDELARVVAAQRRRVLGAGAAVRLVGTVVFFAVSLGLWLTGARDWAHYPPLLLCYGGVVALLFALRARPLTKQLGVVQSLVDVGLVFGLQQLALPVSPFPAGVAGFSLGLFALVVALSGLELMPWLVYGAAGLASLAQAVLMYQAGVGPGAMAVAAVTLVLVAAVSHYGTGRLRQLAMDLSHAEVARQLGARRTHEVEDAHRTIERMLSEAHARNAQLEAVQAHQEQLMQFLVHDLRSPLSAVTLSLSWMEQELPIGTPMVESVRTGLAVTARLDRMISDLLDVPRLEQGRLSPRKQAFPVAPLFDEVRRSLDGAARLRKIKLELSSPPGFQLVGDAGLLIRVVENLATNALRYAPSGGRVRLEAGEAEGFQWLAVRNDGIAIPPEARESLFDKYVQGHREKEGRRGYGLGLYFSRLAAEAHGGRLAVEDAEGWATSFVLRMPRVQPTSQSSLDPTAAWRR; translated from the coding sequence ATGGACCCGACTCCTCCCGTTGCCTTTGAAGACGAACTCGCGCGGGTGGTGGCCGCCCAACGGCGGCGCGTCCTGGGCGCCGGGGCGGCGGTGCGGCTGGTGGGCACGGTCGTGTTCTTCGCCGTCAGCCTGGGGCTGTGGCTGACGGGCGCCCGGGACTGGGCCCACTACCCGCCCCTGCTGCTCTGCTACGGCGGCGTGGTGGCGCTGCTGTTCGCGCTGCGCGCCAGGCCCCTGACGAAGCAGCTGGGCGTCGTGCAGTCGCTGGTGGACGTGGGGCTGGTGTTCGGCCTCCAGCAATTGGCCCTGCCGGTGTCGCCCTTCCCCGCGGGCGTGGCGGGCTTCAGCCTGGGGCTGTTCGCGCTGGTGGTGGCGCTGTCCGGCCTGGAGCTGATGCCCTGGCTCGTCTACGGCGCGGCGGGCCTGGCGTCGCTGGCCCAGGCCGTCCTCATGTACCAGGCGGGCGTGGGCCCGGGCGCCATGGCCGTGGCGGCGGTGACGCTGGTGCTGGTGGCGGCGGTGAGCCACTACGGCACCGGGCGGCTGCGGCAGCTGGCCATGGACCTGTCGCACGCGGAGGTGGCCCGGCAGCTGGGGGCCCGCCGCACCCACGAGGTGGAGGACGCCCACCGCACCATCGAGCGGATGCTGTCCGAAGCCCACGCGCGCAACGCCCAGCTGGAAGCGGTGCAGGCACACCAGGAGCAGTTGATGCAGTTCCTGGTGCACGACCTGCGCTCGCCGCTGTCCGCCGTGACGCTGTCGCTGTCGTGGATGGAGCAGGAGCTGCCCATCGGCACGCCGATGGTGGAGTCCGTGCGCACGGGCCTGGCCGTCACCGCGCGCCTGGACCGGATGATCTCCGACCTGCTGGACGTGCCCCGGCTGGAGCAGGGCCGGCTGTCCCCACGCAAGCAGGCCTTCCCGGTGGCGCCGCTCTTCGACGAGGTTCGCCGCTCGCTGGATGGCGCGGCCCGGCTGCGCAAGATCAAGCTGGAGCTGTCGTCCCCGCCGGGCTTCCAGCTGGTGGGCGACGCGGGCCTGCTCATCCGCGTGGTGGAGAACCTGGCCACCAACGCGCTCCGCTACGCCCCGTCCGGCGGGCGGGTGCGCCTGGAGGCCGGTGAGGCGGAGGGCTTCCAGTGGCTGGCGGTGCGCAACGACGGCATCGCCATTCCGCCGGAGGCGCGCGAGTCCCTCTTCGACAAGTACGTGCAGGGCCACCGCGAGAAGGAGGGCCGCCGGGGCTACGGCCTGGGGCTGTACTTCTCCCGGCTGGCGGCGGAGGCCCACGGCGGGCGGCTGGCGGTGGAGGACGCGGAGGGCTGGGCCACGTCCTTCGTGCTGCGAATGCCCCGGGTACAGCCGACCTCGCAGTCGTCGCTGGACCCGACGGCCGCCTGGCGCCGCTAG
- the moeB gene encoding molybdopterin-synthase adenylyltransferase MoeB has protein sequence MASTFRDLLSEVKKEIREVSHEHVHQLLGSGAKVKLVDVREADEYAGGRLPGAVHIPRGYLELRIEEKAARDEELVLYCAGGTRSALAARTLREMGYTRVSSLAGGYNRWSDAALPVEKPVVLSAEQKERYRRHLILPEVGEEGQAKLLKSKVLLLGAGGLGSPAALYLAAAGVGTLGVVDADVVDLSNLQRQVLHTLERRGQPKVQSAKAAIEALNPDVKVVPFQERLTIANVERILADFDLVLDGGDNFPTRYLLNDACVLMGKPNIHGSVFRFEGQVTTFLPGQGPCYRCLYPAPPPPELAPSCAEAGVLGVLPGLIGMLQATEALKLLLGVGESLVGRLLTFDSLGTRFQELKLRRDPECPVCAPGAKVELIDYEQFCATGA, from the coding sequence ATGGCCTCCACGTTCCGCGACCTGCTGTCGGAAGTGAAGAAGGAGATCCGCGAGGTCTCCCACGAGCACGTCCACCAGCTCCTGGGGTCGGGCGCGAAGGTGAAGCTCGTGGACGTGCGCGAGGCCGACGAATACGCGGGCGGCCGGCTCCCGGGCGCGGTGCACATCCCCCGGGGCTACCTGGAGCTGCGCATCGAGGAGAAGGCGGCCCGCGACGAGGAGCTGGTCCTCTACTGCGCGGGTGGCACCCGGTCCGCGCTCGCGGCCCGCACGCTGCGGGAGATGGGCTACACGCGCGTGTCCTCGCTCGCGGGTGGCTACAACCGCTGGAGCGACGCGGCCCTCCCGGTGGAGAAGCCCGTCGTCCTCTCCGCCGAGCAGAAGGAGCGCTACCGCCGCCACCTCATCCTCCCGGAGGTGGGGGAGGAGGGACAGGCGAAGCTCCTGAAGTCGAAGGTCCTGTTGCTGGGCGCGGGCGGGCTGGGCTCACCGGCGGCGCTGTACCTGGCCGCCGCGGGCGTGGGCACGCTGGGCGTGGTGGACGCGGACGTGGTGGACCTGAGCAACCTCCAGCGCCAGGTGCTGCACACCCTGGAGCGCCGGGGGCAGCCCAAGGTCCAGAGCGCGAAGGCCGCCATCGAGGCGCTCAACCCGGACGTGAAGGTGGTGCCGTTCCAGGAGCGGCTCACCATCGCCAACGTGGAGCGCATCCTCGCGGACTTCGACCTGGTGCTGGACGGCGGGGACAACTTCCCCACGCGCTACCTGCTCAACGACGCGTGCGTGCTGATGGGCAAGCCCAACATCCACGGCTCCGTGTTCCGCTTCGAGGGGCAGGTGACCACCTTCCTCCCCGGCCAGGGGCCCTGCTACCGTTGCCTCTACCCCGCGCCGCCCCCGCCGGAGCTGGCGCCGTCGTGCGCGGAAGCCGGCGTGCTGGGCGTGCTGCCGGGGCTCATCGGGATGCTCCAGGCCACGGAGGCCCTCAAGCTCCTGCTCGGGGTGGGGGAGTCGCTGGTGGGGCGGCTGCTCACCTTCGACTCACTGGGCACCCGCTTCCAGGAGCTCAAGCTGCGCCGTGACCCGGAGTGCCCCGTGTGCGCGCCGGGGGCGAAGGTGGAGCTCATCGATTACGAGCAGTTCTGCGCCACGGGGGCCTGA
- a CDS encoding ABC transporter ATP-binding protein has translation MIHARDVVKEYEDGEGSRVRVLDGVSLDVEAGDFVAVVGASGSGKSTLLHLLGGLDVHYQGQVEVGGVKLTGLRDKELARFRNTHVGFVFQSFHLISNLSALENVLLPSHFGPATADGRQRASRLLERVGLGPKQDRAPVRLSGGERQRVAIARALFGGPKLLLCDEPTGNLDAATGAGVIQLFQELHKEGLTVLTVTHEERMSAVARRVLRLKDARLVEESPASEALASRGAP, from the coding sequence TTGATCCACGCGCGAGATGTCGTGAAGGAGTACGAGGACGGCGAGGGCTCGCGCGTACGCGTCCTGGACGGCGTGTCGCTGGACGTGGAGGCCGGGGACTTCGTCGCGGTGGTGGGCGCGTCCGGCAGCGGCAAGTCCACGCTGCTGCACCTGCTGGGCGGCCTGGACGTGCACTACCAGGGGCAGGTGGAGGTGGGCGGCGTGAAGCTCACCGGCCTGCGCGACAAGGAGCTGGCGCGCTTCCGCAACACGCACGTGGGCTTCGTCTTCCAGTCCTTCCACCTCATCTCCAACCTGTCCGCGCTGGAGAACGTGTTGTTGCCCTCGCACTTCGGTCCGGCCACGGCGGACGGGCGCCAGCGCGCGAGCCGGCTGCTGGAGCGCGTGGGTCTGGGCCCCAAGCAGGACCGCGCGCCGGTGCGGCTGTCCGGCGGCGAGCGCCAGCGCGTGGCCATTGCCCGGGCCCTCTTCGGCGGCCCGAAGCTGCTCCTGTGCGACGAGCCCACGGGCAACCTGGACGCGGCCACCGGCGCGGGCGTCATCCAGCTCTTCCAGGAGCTGCACAAGGAAGGGCTCACGGTGCTGACCGTCACCCACGAGGAGCGCATGAGCGCGGTGGCGCGGCGGGTGCTGCGGCTCAAGGACGCGCGGCTGGTGGAGGAATCCCCCGCGTCGGAAGCCCTGGCGTCGCGAGGTGCCCCGTGA